The genomic stretch TCCACAGTCCGAAAGCGCCCCGCCCAATCATATACGTCCTGAAACAGATGATTGTGCAGTTCGCGATACTCGCGCGCGTTCGTCGCCGGCGCGGCGCGCTGCACAACCAGCTCGCCATGTCGGACAACCGAGAAGAAAGCTTCTCGCTCCTTGAGGATATTATCGTCGCGGATTCCCAGCTTGTTCCGAAGAACGTCGCTGTTACGCCAGGTGTAAGGGTCGCTCACCTGTCATGCAGCGAGTTTCTGGCGGGACAGAACATCACGGTTGTAGTCCTGCGCCAGACCAATCGCCACATCGACGGGAATTTGGGTTTCGACCAACAGCAAACAAAAAGAGTGGTCATCCGAAACCAATTCAAGTCCTTCAATCTTGCAATTTGCGATTGCTTCGCAATAAGCTGCCATCACGTCAGGAATCTCTTCCTGCCGACGCGGCTCATACCCCATCGCCTTGATGCGATTCCTGTAGGTGTCGATGATATTTTCCATTTTGCACCTAAAAACGACCTGCTCCCGCCCATAGTTAACATGTCGGGATTTGTATATAAACCACATTGAGTAGCCCCCATATTTCACTTTCCTGAAATGGGACGCCGCGCTTGCGCGGCGTCTCGTGCATTTAGCAGGGCGGGTCATTCAATCCGCTTGGTCGGTCATCATCGCCAACAGGTAGTCGGCGGCGTTCTGAGCCTCACGGGCAGCCTCGAAAATCGCGCGCTTGTCGTTGCGGAGCGCGGTCAACCAGTGCTCGATATACGCGGCATGGTCTTCGCGTTCCTCGACCTTGAAACCGACAATCGCGCCGATGAAGGATGCGCCCAGCTCGGCTACGAGCTCGTCCCTCGCATAGTCGGCGCGGCTCGTTGAAATCAGGGTTTTCCGGTTGAGGCGGCTTTCATGCCCTGCATGATGCACGGCCTCGTGCGCAAGCGTGGCATAGTAGTCGTCGGCGGAATGGAACGCTTCAAAAGCAGGCATTTGGATATAGTCGTCGCGGGTGTGGTAATAGGCTTGCGATCCGCCGATGCGAACGGTTGCGTCGATGCGAGAGAACATCACTTCAAGCTCAACGTCGCGGGTTTCGGGATTGGTAATGATCGGGGCGGGCGCGGGATATTTGCCGTCCAGTCCCTCGACCTGATCGGCATTGAAAACCGTGTATCGTTTCAGAAACGGAATGGCGCGCTCGTCGTCCGTCTCGGAGTCCTTCACGACAAGCTTGTTAGCATAGACAACGGTGGTCCCCTTGCTGCCCTTCCGGACATTGCCGCCAAGCTCCAATGCCTGTTTGAAGGTCAGCCAATAGGGGGAGGCGAAGCCCTGACGCATGGCGCTGGCCCAAAGGCTGAGGACGTTGATCCCACGATAGGCGACCCCATTGTGCCGGAGCGGAATGGTCGGCCCACCGCTCCACGGCTTCACCCAAGGCTTGGTG from Sphingobium sp. V4 encodes the following:
- a CDS encoding zincin-like metallopeptidase domain-containing protein is translated as MAKETNRIDIYQAVTDDILAMLEAGTKPWVKPWSGGPTIPLRHNGVAYRGINVLSLWASAMRQGFASPYWLTFKQALELGGNVRKGSKGTTVVYANKLVVKDSETDDERAIPFLKRYTVFNADQVEGLDGKYPAPAPIITNPETRDVELEVMFSRIDATVRIGGSQAYYHTRDDYIQMPAFEAFHSADDYYATLAHEAVHHAGHESRLNRKTLISTSRADYARDELVAELGASFIGAIVGFKVEEREDHAAYIEHWLTALRNDKRAIFEAAREAQNAADYLLAMMTDQAD